The DNA segment GATGGGGGGCACTCTGCTCCACTCCGTCGGCGGCACCGTGGTCTTGATCGTGATCCTGGTGCTGAACATCTACAAGCCTCAGGGCTTGACGCCCCACGGGTGGCGGAAGCAGCAGAATTGAGCGGACGCAGCACGAGGACTCCACGGCACTCGTGCCTTAGATCTCTGGGGGCGTCGATCGGCTTTTTGACAAAGATTCGGACCACGTGATTATATGAATAGCTATTCAGATGAAAGCGAGACGACCACCCGGACCAGGCGACCTGCACGAGCGGATCGCTCCGGCAAGGCTCGCTGAGCTTCGTCGGGTCGCGCCGTCGGGGGAGAAGCTCGACCGGCTCACCAACGCCTTCGGGCTGCTGGCCGATCCCCGCCGGCTGCGCATGCTCTCGGCGCTTCAGGCAGAGCCCGAACTATGCGTATGCGACCTGGCCGCCGTCGCCGGCATGGAGGAGTCCGCTGCCTCCCACGCCCTGCGCCTTCTGCGGGCGCACGGGGTAGTGAAGGCACGCCGGTGGGGGCGGATGATCTTCTACTCACTCTACGATGAGCGCGTTCGCGGGATCCTCGATGGCTCGATCCCGAAGACGAGGTCCCGGTGAGCGCGCCAAACGATCCGATCGTGATCTCGGCCGAGAACTCGACGGTGCTTTCTCTCGGGCCGATCTCCGCATGGGTGTTGCTGCGATCGGCAGATACCGGGGGCAGGTTCGGGCTCATCGAGTCGCCCATCCCGCCCGGGATCCTTGCGGCCCCGCTCCATACCCACAGCAGAGAAGACGGGTGGTGGTACGTCCTCGAAGGAAACTTCGCCGCCCAGGTTGGCGATCAGGTCGTTGATGCGGAAGCCGGTTCGATGGTCCGCGCGCCACGCGGCGTTCCGCACACCTACTGGAATCCCGGCCCCGGCCCCGCCACGTACCTGGAGATGTTCGCTCCCGGCGGACTGGAACGGTTCTTCGAGGAAACGGCGGACTTGCTGGCCGTCGACGCTCCCGACCTTGGAGCGATCCTGGAGCTTCCCTCGCGGTATGGACTGGAGCTCCTGTGGGAAAGCGTCGCCGAACTCCAGCAACGACACAACGTGCAACTCCCGGGATCGGGAAGGGGATGAGCATGCTCAGGAGACCTCGAGCCACAGCGCTTTTGGCCTCCGCGACCTTTCTGGCGCTCGTCGCCTGTGGGGGATCATCGGGAGATGGAACGCAGAGCAAGAGCGTTCGGATCATCCTGGGGCACCTGCGCTTCGCCCCGAGCTCTGTGACCGTGGAAGCGGGCACGACGGTGCGTTTCGTGCTCGCCAACTCCGACGCCATCGATCACGAGTTCGTCCTGGGCTCCGAGGACGTCCAGAACGAGCACGCGCGGATGCGCATGGGTGGCGGACACATGATGGACAGCTCAGGCGCCGTGTCGGTTCCTCCGAGCAAGACCGTTGAGCTGACACACACCTTCGACGAGCCGGGGACGGTGCTCTATGGATGCCACGT comes from the Actinomycetota bacterium genome and includes:
- a CDS encoding metalloregulator ArsR/SmtB family transcription factor gives rise to the protein MKARRPPGPGDLHERIAPARLAELRRVAPSGEKLDRLTNAFGLLADPRRLRMLSALQAEPELCVCDLAAVAGMEESAASHALRLLRAHGVVKARRWGRMIFYSLYDERVRGILDGSIPKTRSR
- a CDS encoding cupin domain-containing protein, producing MSAPNDPIVISAENSTVLSLGPISAWVLLRSADTGGRFGLIESPIPPGILAAPLHTHSREDGWWYVLEGNFAAQVGDQVVDAEAGSMVRAPRGVPHTYWNPGPGPATYLEMFAPGGLERFFEETADLLAVDAPDLGAILELPSRYGLELLWESVAELQQRHNVQLPGSGRG
- a CDS encoding plastocyanin/azurin family copper-binding protein, whose protein sequence is MLRRPRATALLASATFLALVACGGSSGDGTQSKSVRIILGHLRFAPSSVTVEAGTTVRFVLANSDAIDHEFVLGSEDVQNEHARMRMGGGHMMDSSGAVSVPPSKTVELTHTFDEPGTVLYGCHVADHYEQGMKGTVTVT